In Microbacterium terrisoli, the genomic stretch GGTCGGGGTACGGGTCCCACAGGGTGTATGTGTCGCCCGCGGCGCCGGTCGAGCCGGAGCTTGTGCCGAGGCTTGTGCCGGAGCACGCGGTCGCGCCTCCGATGACGGCTGCCGCGACGACGGCGGCGCCGAGGTATCGGGCCTTCTTGCTGTCGATCACAGTTTCCTCCTTGAATCGTGGATGGTGTTGGGGTGGTCCGCTCAGTCCCAGTCGGACCGGTTCGGCTCAGGCCGTGCTCCCGCGGATTGCGAGTTCCGGTGCGATGAATCTCGTGACCGGGGCTCCTGCGAGCTCCGGCGCGGTGATCCGCTGCACCAGTTGCCGGACCGCTTGCTGGCCCAGCTGATCGGGAGAGCTCTCCACAGCCGTGTACGGCAGCGAGAACGATCGCCCGAAGTCTTTCGAGTACAGACTGACGACGGACAGGGCATCCGGCACGCGGGTGCCACGCGCTGCGAGGATCGACGGTAGGGCCGCGATCGTCGCATCGTTGTGCACGATCAACGCGGTGGCGTTCGGTCGTGCATCCAGGATCGCGTTGATGCTGTGCCCGATCGCCGGCTGCTGCGCCTCCCCGTAGTAGGGGTGCATCTGGAGCCCGTAGCGGGCGCCGCGCTCGAGCGCGGCATCCCGGAACCGCCAGCCATACGCGCCGCCGCGTTCGAACACGTGCTTCGGCGGCGAGACGACGACGATCTCGCGATGACCGAGCCCGAACAGGTGGTCGACGAGGATGCGGGCGGCCTCACCGAAATCGAGGTCGAAGACATCAAGCCCTTCGGTATGCCGAGACAGCCCGACCAGCGCCCCCGGCTGCGGCGCCGCGCGCAGAGTCTCCAGGCGCGGGTCATCGTGAACCACGTCGAGAAGGACGACGCCGTCGACCATGCCGGCGCTCGTGACCCGGCGCAGTGCCGCGGTCGCATCCAGTTCCGTGACGAGGAGGATGTCGTAGCCGAGTTCACGTGCCGTGTCGGACACGGGCAGCACGTATTGCAGCATCGCCGGCGCGAACTCGTCCTGATGGAACTGAGTGAGAAGCCCGATGACCATCGTCTGCGACGTTGCGAGAGCCCGCGCCCCGGCGTGCGCTGTGAAGCCGAGAGATGCGATCGCCTCCTCGATGCGGGCCCGCGTTGACTCGGAGATCGAGCGCTTGCCCGAAAGCGCGTAGGACACCGTGCTGCGGGATACACCCGCATGCCGCGCCACGTCGCCTATGGTCGCCATCGCGTCTTCCTCGTCTCTTCGTCGAACCGGTTCGATCACGGTAGCGTGTTGATTTTGAGAAATCAAGTCGAACCGGTTCGACCGTTATCGAATTGAGACTCCGAGCCGGGGTCCGGGGACGACAGGCCGCGCTATGCCGTGAGAGGCCCGGTGCTTTCGCGATCGACGAGCACCGGCTCGATGAAGCGGGGACGAGGCTCTCCCGCCCCCAGGGGATCGACGATCCGCCTGATCAGCTGGGTGACCGCCTGTCGCCCGAGGCGGTCGGGCGACGTCTCGATCGACGTGAACGGGAGCGAGAAGGCCTGCCCGAACTCTTGCGAGAACAACCCGACGACCGAAACGTCCCTGGGCGCGCTCATTCCCCGCGCGTTCAGGTAGGCGGGGAGCGCGGCGATCGTCGCGTCGTTGTGGACGATCAGCGCCGTGATGCCCGGCGAAGCATCGAACGCCTGGTCGAGGACGGCCTCGATGCCAGGGTGCCGAGAGTCGCCGTCGTACGCGATGACTCGGATACCGTGTCGCGCAGCCCGCTCGACGGCTGCGTCGCGGAATCGCCAGGCGTATGATCCACCACGGTCGTATACGTGGCAGGGCGGCGTGATGAGCGCGACGTCGCGGTGGCCGAGCCCGGCGAGATGGTCGACCGCCATCCTGGCCGCTTCGCCGAAGTCGAGATCAAACGAGTCGAAGCCCTCTCCGTTGCGTGCGTACCCGATGAGCACGGCCGGCTGCGTCGCGTGGCGCAGCGGCGCAAGCCGAGGGTCGTCGTCGGTGACGTCGAGGAGCACGACCCCGTCGACCATCGCGGAGGACGTCGTCCGGCGGACGGCGCCCTCAAGGTCGCGGTCGGTCACCATGAGCAGGTCGTAGCCGTGCTCACGCGCAGCTGCGGAGACCGGCAACACGTACTGGAGCATCGCGGGCGCGAACTCGTCCTCCTGGAACTGCAGGTACAGGCCGAGGACATTCGTCTGCGCCGTGGCGAGCGCCCGCGCTCCGGCATTTGGCGTGAAGCCGAGCTCTTCGATTGCTGCCTGGATGCGGATGCGGGTCTCGTCGGAGATCGGCCGCTTGCCTGACAGAACGTACGACACCGTGCTTCGGGAGACTCCCGCAGCACGGGCGACATCACCAATCGTCGCTGCCATCGCACCTCCCGCGTTCGCAACATTGTTCCACGACCGCGTCGAGGCCTGCGCCATCCCGAGCCGTTCCGAAGGAGGCCATCTGCTTCGGCGCCCGGAAACCGATCCGGCCGGCCAACCCCTTGACACGATGTTGTCGCTCTCTCCGATTTAACCAGACCAAGACCGAACCGGTTCGATGTTGGCCTGCAGCGACGGCGTGCACACGAGATAGAGGAGGGTCAGATGCGCGCAGATGATACACACCGAATTCGAACCGGTTCGATATTTTGCCTTGACGTTGACCCAGACGCGCTGTTAGCGTGCACCCGCGAGCAGTCTTCGTCCCCACTTTCCCTCGGATGGCCCTCCGACCGCTTCGAAGGCGAACCGGTTCGACGACTGATCACACTCACATCCCTGTCGAGTTCGGAGTCGAATCTCATGTCATCGAAGACTGGATCTGCGGGCCGGCGCACGTCGCGTCCGTCCGCACCGCCGCGCGCCGGCCGCACGGCGTCACATGCCGTACGCACCACTACGGCTTTCGCCGCCGTCGCCGGACTGGCAATTGCGGGCTTGGCCGCGACCGCCACGCCCGCCGCGGCGGCGCCGACCGCGGCGAACACGATCGTCGTTCACGCGGATCAGCCGTTCCGCTCGGTCTCGCATGTCGCGTCGGGCTCGCTGTACGGCCTGGCCAACGCGACGACCCCGTCGGACGACCTCGTTCAGGCGATCAAGCCGAGCGAGTTCGTCATGAAGCCGATCGGTGGCACGCAGCAGCCGACCGGGGACATCGGGCAGACGTGGCAGAAAGCGGCCAACGCCGGCGCCACGGTGGTTGATCGGCTCTCCGACTACTATCCGGGCTGGCCGTACCGGTACGACGCGAGCAACTGGGATCAGGTCGTCACGCAGCAGATCCAGCAGGTGCAGGCGACCGGGATGACGAACCTTGCGTCATACGCCATTTGGAACGAGCCGGACGGCACGTGGAAGTCCGAGAATGGCACGTTCGAGGACTTCTGGACGCACACCTACCGCCTCATCCGCAGCCTCGATTCCACCACCCCGATCCAGGGACCGAGCTTCTCGGACAACATCGGCGACATGCAGAACTTTCTGCAGCACGCCGTCGCTACCAACACAGTGCCCGACATCCTCGCGTGGCACGAGCTGATCACGTCCTCGAAGATCGCCGGCGACGTCGCAAAGGTGGAGGCGATGGAGGACGCGCTCGGCATTGCGCGGCGTCCGATCGACATCGAGGAGTACGCGGCGCCCGCCGAAGTCGGCATCCCCGGATCACTCGTCGGCTACATCGCGAAGTTCGAGCGCCTCGGCATCCACACCGCCGAACTCCCCTTCTGGAACCAGTCGGGCGCGCTAGGCGACCTGTTGACGGGCCAGGGCGGCAGCCCGAACGGTGCGTATTGGCTCTACAAGTGGTATGCCGACATGGCCGGCGACATGGTCACCACCACGCCGCCCGGCAACAACAACTTCGATGCGGCCGCATCCGTGACCTCGGATAAGGAGGAACTCGACGTCATCACCGGCGGCACGTCCGGCCCGGCAGCGATCAAGGTCACCGGCCTCGACAAGCTGGCTCTCGGCTCCCACGTGAACGTCAAGGTCGAGTACACGCCCACGTACGGTCGTACCGTCGCCGTCGCCGCGCCGATCACGATCTCGAACACCACCTACCATGTCGCCGACGACGGCTCTATCAATGTGCCGATCGCCATGAACCCGGCCTACGGCTACCACGTGGTCGTCACTCCCGCGGGGCACCCCGCGTCGCTGTCCGGCACTTACACCATCGCAAACCTGAACAGTGGACTGCAGCTGACCGCAGGTGACTCGGTTCACCAGCAGGTCGCGCAGACGAGCATCGGCGTGACCGACCAGACGTGGAAGCTGGTCCCCGCCGGTTCGGGACTCTACAAGATCGTGAGCATGATCGACGGCCGGGTCCTGGACGTGCAGGGCGCCTCGACGGCCAACGGGGCGTCCGCGGTACTCGGCGCCGACAGCGGCGCCGACAGCCAGCGGTGGCAGCTCATGCCCGATGGGAAGGGGCACGACCGCCTGGCCAACTACGGCACGGGTCTCGTACTCGCCGTGAACGACATGAGCAAGACAGACGGAGCTCAGGTCATCCAGTGGACGGACGGCTCGATCACCTCCGGATGCACGGCCACCGGCCCGCGCCAGCCCGGGAAGATCGGCTCGGCGCTGTCGTTCTGCAACAGCAACGCCTACGCGACGCTGCCGACCGGTGCTGTGAGCAGCCTGACCGGCGACTACACGGTCTCCACCTGGGTGAACCCCGCCAGCAACGCCTCGTGGCAGCGCGTGTTCGACATCGGCTCGAGCAGCAACGCGAGCATGTTCCTTACGGTCAACGACGGGACGGAGCTTCGCTACGCGATCACGACCAGCGGCGCCGGCGGCGAGCAGCGACTGAACAGCACGAACCCGAAGACGCTGCCGCTCGGCCAGTGGTCCCTCGTGACCATCACAGTCGCGGGCACGACGGGGACGATGTACGTGAATGGCCAGGTCGTCGCGACCAACACGGCCATGACCGTGCACCCGTCGGCGTTCGGTCAGAGCACAAGGAACTACCTCGGCAAGTCGCAGTACAACGATCCTGCTCTCAACGGAGCCCTCGACGACTTCAACATCTACAACAGGGCCTTGTCGCCCGCTGAGATCGCGACGCTTGCAACGGGTCAGCCGGGAGCCGGGAACGTCGTGCACTACGCCTTCGATGAGCCCGGCGGCTCCACGCTCGTCGATTCGTCGGGCGCGGGGCGCAATGGCACCATCGTGGCAGCGACCGGATCGTCCGGGACCACGACGGCGACGGATGCTGCGACCGCCGATCATTTCTGGACGCTGACGCGCGTCGATGTCACCGCTCCGGTGGTGGCACTGACGTGCCCGAGTGACGCAGTTGTGCTCGGGGCATCAGCCGGTGCGACGTGGACGGCGACGGACGAAACGGACGGTTCGGGTCTGGCGACGCCGGCGAGTGGTTCGATCGCCTTGGACACCTCCAGCGTGGGGTCCAAGACGGTGGTCGCCCCGGCAGGCACCGCCCTCGACAACACAGGCAACACCTCAGTGGCAGTGAGCTGCACCTACTCGGTCGTGTACGCCTGGTCTGGCCTCACCGCGCCGGTGAACACGGGCGACGTGGTGAACTCGGTCAAGGCCGGCAGCGCGGTTCCGGTGGGGTTCAGCCTCGCCGGTGACCAGGGCACGGCCGTGCTCGCGGCCGGTTCGCCGTCCGTCGTCTTCGGTGCATGCTCGCCGTCGGCACCGGTCGACACGATCGAGCAGACTGTCACGGCCGGTGCCAGCGGCCTGCAATACGACCCCGCCTCGGACCAGTACACCTACGTCTGGAAGACGAACAAGTCCTGGTCAGGCACGTGCGCGACCCTCTCGTTGACACTCGACGACGGAACGACGCACACCGCGGTGTTCTCCTTCGTGAAGTAGCGCACCGGGATGCCGCGTGCCGCCTCCCTCTCGGAGTGGCACGCGGCATCCTCTTCCACTCCTTGAATCGACACCCTTGAGCAGCTCGAGCGGATGAAGCTCGTCACGCGGCGGCTAGCCCATCCGACGCTCGCGCATCCGTCACCCGATTGACCGCGCGATGGCGACGCACGCTTCTGCAGGAAGGGCGACCCGATCTCACAGGCAGGCCATCGCCGAGCAACTCGACGACGATGAACGCGCGATCCTCACGAGACGGAGTCCCTCCGTTCGGATCAGACGTCACCGCGCCGCGCGCGGCGCAGCCCGACGAGTCCCGCCACCGCAGCCACCGGCTTGAGCAGCACCAGCTCGCCGAACCGGTAGTCGCGACCGCGCACGAGCCGTGCGGCCAGGTCGGGCCGCAGCATCCTCAGATACAGTCGCCCCTTCTCGGCGTGCACCGGATCGGAGACGATCTTGATCGCCTCGGCGTGCTCGATCAGCGGGATCACGTCGACGATGTTCTCCCACGTCGTGGTGCTCGCCCGTTCGAGCAGCATGCGCCCGCGGTGGCCGCGCTCACGCGCATACGCCGCCATGATGTCGGCCTCGGGCAGGAAGGATTCGACCGCCCCGCCGCACAGCACGAGCACGCGGTCGGGCACCCTCGCGTCAAGAGACCGGATGCCGGCACGCACGCGATATCGATTCACGAGGTTTGCACGCCTGCGGCGGTTGCCGAAGCCGAGCACGACGACCGCTTCGCTGCGAGGAGCTGCGACCCCGGGGCCGAGCTCGCGGCGGCTCGCCTGCGCGTTCACGAACTCGCCCCACGCGAGCAGCCCGGCCAGGGCCAGCAGCGGAACGGCGAGGAGGCGGGCGCGCACGATGCCAGCGTAGGCGGACGGGGGCCAGGACGGGAGGCGCGAGGGGCGCTTCGACTCGCTGCTCTCGCTGAACGGCAGGGCGACCCGCGTCTACCGTAGGAGGGTGGACGGTCCCGTGGAACACAACTCCCCGTTCACCGGCCACGCCCGCGGCAGCCGCGCCTACCGACGCCTGCTGGCCGCCCTGTTCTTCGCGGGCATCGCCACGTTCGCGCAGCTGTACTCGCCGCAGGCGACGCTGCCCGAGATCGCCGCAGAATTCGACGTGGATGCCGCGTCCTCCGCCCTCACGATCTCGGCGGCGACGCTGGGGCTGGCCGTGGGTGTGATCCCGTGGTCGGCCGTCGCCGATCGCCTCGGACGCGTGCGGGCCATGGCGATCGCCGTCAGCGCGGCGACGGTGTTCGGCCTGGCCGTGCCGTTCCTCCCGTGGTTCGGCGTGATGCTCACCGGGCGCTTCTTCGAGGGCCTCATGATCGGCGGGGTCCCGGCCGTGGCGATCGCGTACCTGACCGAAGAGGTCGACCCGCGCAGCGCCGCCCGCGCGGCCGGCACGTACGTGGCCGGCACGACGATCGGAGGTCTGAGCGGGCGACTGATCGCCGGCCCGGTCGCCGAGTGGATCGGCTGGCGCATGGGAGTGTTCTCCGTCGCGCTCGTGTGCGCGGGCGCCGCTGTCGCCTTCATCGCCCTGGCCCCGCGCCCGCGCGGGTTCACCCCGACCAGCGCCCGCGGCGCCGCCGCGACCCGGGCGCTGCTCACGCGCCTGGCCGTGCACCTGAGTTCGCCGCGCCAGCTCGCGCTGTACTTCCAGGCATTCGCCCTGATGGGCGGGTTCGTGGCGATGTACAACTTCCTCACGTTCCGGCTCGAGGCATCCCCCTTCGGACTGCCGGCCGGCGTGACGGCGCTCATCTTCCTCGCCTACCTCGCCGGCACGTGGTCGTCGCAGCGCGCCGGGGCCCTGGCCAGCCGTTACCGTCGCATGCCCGTGCTGCTGGCCTCGGCGCTGCTGATGGCGGTCGGCGTCCTGATCACGCTGGTCAATTCGCTGCCGGTGGTCATCGCCGGGCTCGTGATCGCCACGGCCGGGTTCTTCGGCGCCCACGCTGTCGCCTCAGGCTGGACGGGGGCGGATGCCTCGACCGGGCGGGCGCAGGCATCCTCGCTCTACAACCTCTTCTATTACGTCGGCTCCAGCGTC encodes the following:
- a CDS encoding LacI family DNA-binding transcriptional regulator; translated protein: MATIGDVARHAGVSRSTVSYALSGKRSISESTRARIEEAIASLGFTAHAGARALATSQTMVIGLLTQFHQDEFAPAMLQYVLPVSDTARELGYDILLVTELDATAALRRVTSAGMVDGVVLLDVVHDDPRLETLRAAPQPGALVGLSRHTEGLDVFDLDFGEAARILVDHLFGLGHREIVVVSPPKHVFERGGAYGWRFRDAALERGARYGLQMHPYYGEAQQPAIGHSINAILDARPNATALIVHNDATIAALPSILAARGTRVPDALSVVSLYSKDFGRSFSLPYTAVESSPDQLGQQAVRQLVQRITAPELAGAPVTRFIAPELAIRGSTA
- a CDS encoding LacI family DNA-binding transcriptional regulator yields the protein MAATIGDVARAAGVSRSTVSYVLSGKRPISDETRIRIQAAIEELGFTPNAGARALATAQTNVLGLYLQFQEDEFAPAMLQYVLPVSAAAREHGYDLLMVTDRDLEGAVRRTTSSAMVDGVVLLDVTDDDPRLAPLRHATQPAVLIGYARNGEGFDSFDLDFGEAARMAVDHLAGLGHRDVALITPPCHVYDRGGSYAWRFRDAAVERAARHGIRVIAYDGDSRHPGIEAVLDQAFDASPGITALIVHNDATIAALPAYLNARGMSAPRDVSVVGLFSQEFGQAFSLPFTSIETSPDRLGRQAVTQLIRRIVDPLGAGEPRPRFIEPVLVDRESTGPLTA
- a CDS encoding PxKF domain-containing protein; the encoded protein is MSSKTGSAGRRTSRPSAPPRAGRTASHAVRTTTAFAAVAGLAIAGLAATATPAAAAPTAANTIVVHADQPFRSVSHVASGSLYGLANATTPSDDLVQAIKPSEFVMKPIGGTQQPTGDIGQTWQKAANAGATVVDRLSDYYPGWPYRYDASNWDQVVTQQIQQVQATGMTNLASYAIWNEPDGTWKSENGTFEDFWTHTYRLIRSLDSTTPIQGPSFSDNIGDMQNFLQHAVATNTVPDILAWHELITSSKIAGDVAKVEAMEDALGIARRPIDIEEYAAPAEVGIPGSLVGYIAKFERLGIHTAELPFWNQSGALGDLLTGQGGSPNGAYWLYKWYADMAGDMVTTTPPGNNNFDAAASVTSDKEELDVITGGTSGPAAIKVTGLDKLALGSHVNVKVEYTPTYGRTVAVAAPITISNTTYHVADDGSINVPIAMNPAYGYHVVVTPAGHPASLSGTYTIANLNSGLQLTAGDSVHQQVAQTSIGVTDQTWKLVPAGSGLYKIVSMIDGRVLDVQGASTANGASAVLGADSGADSQRWQLMPDGKGHDRLANYGTGLVLAVNDMSKTDGAQVIQWTDGSITSGCTATGPRQPGKIGSALSFCNSNAYATLPTGAVSSLTGDYTVSTWVNPASNASWQRVFDIGSSSNASMFLTVNDGTELRYAITTSGAGGEQRLNSTNPKTLPLGQWSLVTITVAGTTGTMYVNGQVVATNTAMTVHPSAFGQSTRNYLGKSQYNDPALNGALDDFNIYNRALSPAEIATLATGQPGAGNVVHYAFDEPGGSTLVDSSGAGRNGTIVAATGSSGTTTATDAATADHFWTLTRVDVTAPVVALTCPSDAVVLGASAGATWTATDETDGSGLATPASGSIALDTSSVGSKTVVAPAGTALDNTGNTSVAVSCTYSVVYAWSGLTAPVNTGDVVNSVKAGSAVPVGFSLAGDQGTAVLAAGSPSVVFGACSPSAPVDTIEQTVTAGASGLQYDPASDQYTYVWKTNKSWSGTCATLSLTLDDGTTHTAVFSFVK
- a CDS encoding YdcF family protein, which translates into the protein MRARLLAVPLLALAGLLAWGEFVNAQASRRELGPGVAAPRSEAVVVLGFGNRRRRANLVNRYRVRAGIRSLDARVPDRVLVLCGGAVESFLPEADIMAAYARERGHRGRMLLERASTTTWENIVDVIPLIEHAEAIKIVSDPVHAEKGRLYLRMLRPDLAARLVRGRDYRFGELVLLKPVAAVAGLVGLRRARRGDV
- a CDS encoding MFS transporter: MDGPVEHNSPFTGHARGSRAYRRLLAALFFAGIATFAQLYSPQATLPEIAAEFDVDAASSALTISAATLGLAVGVIPWSAVADRLGRVRAMAIAVSAATVFGLAVPFLPWFGVMLTGRFFEGLMIGGVPAVAIAYLTEEVDPRSAARAAGTYVAGTTIGGLSGRLIAGPVAEWIGWRMGVFSVALVCAGAAVAFIALAPRPRGFTPTSARGAAATRALLTRLAVHLSSPRQLALYFQAFALMGGFVAMYNFLTFRLEASPFGLPAGVTALIFLAYLAGTWSSQRAGALASRYRRMPVLLASALLMAVGVLITLVNSLPVVIAGLVIATAGFFGAHAVASGWTGADASTGRAQASSLYNLFYYVGSSVFGWLGGVFFAMAGWGGSVTMIMALVALAMLVAALVLRRGPTPARRL